Part of the Paenibacillus kyungheensis genome, TTGGTGCATACCGATTACGATCAGACTGCTCTTACAACACTTGCAGAAGCGCTACGCCAGGATCAAGTAGAGATTCGTGGATGTGCACTTACACGTGAACGCATTTCATGGGCACATGAAGCAACAGAACAAGATTACGCTACCGAGTATAGCGACTATATTCTCAATATCAAAATCGTAGCCAACCTTGATGAAGCTCTGGAACATATCGCGACTTATAGCACAAAGCATTCAGAATGTATCGTGACGGCTGATGAAGAAAATGCAAAACGATTTATGCAAGAAGTCGATGCGGCAGCTGTATATCATAATGCTTCTACTCGTTTCACCGATGGATTTGAATTTGGATTTGGCGCAGAGATTGGTATTAGCACACAAAAGTTACACGCTCGTGGTCCTATGGGATTGCCTGCTCTTACTTCCACCAAATATCGTATTTACGGAAACGGTCAAATTCGTCAATAATATAAATATGAAATTGCCAAGCACATGACGTAAGATATTTTGCTTTGCAAAAATCATGTTTGATTTGACTAGAAGATAGCGCGCTTATATTGCCAAGCGCGTGACGTAAGATATTTTGCTTTGCAAAAATCATGTTTGATTTGACTAGAAGATAGCGCGCTTATATTGCCAAGCGCGTGAAAGGATGGATATAACGATGAGTCACCCTCAACCGATGCAAACGTTAATAACAGAACCTGTTTGTTTTTATGGATCAGGTTCTATGGCAGAAGCTATTTTACGAGGTCTAGTGAATCGTGCTGTAGTGGTTCCAGATCAAGTGACGATGCTGAATCGTGGTAATCAAGATCGTTTGAATTATTTAGTTCAACGTTATGGCGTATCTGTAGCTGGAGAAGAATCGGCGCGTGCTGCTGCTTTACAACAATCCAAAGTTATTGTACTTGCGATGAAGCCTGTCGATGCGGCTAATGCGCTTCGTCAATTAGGCCCCACATTAACAGAAGATCAACTTGTTGTATCTGTGATTGCAGGCTTGGAAGTCGCAACGATTCAGCATCTACTTGGTCGCAAGCAACCTGTAGCACGTACAATGCCTAATACGTCTAGCAGTATTGGACTTGGAGCGACAGGTCTTGTCTTTTCCGAAGAAGTCACTCTAAAACAACGTCAATTGGTTCATCATTTATTTGAAGCGGTCGGTACTGTAACTGAGATTGAAGAATCGCAAATGGAAACATTGACTGGTATTTCTGGAAGTGGACCTGCATACATTTATTATGTGATGGAATCGATGATTCGTGCTGGAGTCGAAGGCGGATTATCAGCGGAACAAGCACGTGAGCTGACTGTTCAGACAGTGATCGGCGCTTCTCATATGGTACAACAGACTGGAGAAGAACCTGCTGCTCTACGTGCCAAAGTCACTTCACCTAATGGATCAACCGCAGCCGCTATCAAAGTATTTGAAGAGGCTCATATGCAAGAAACGATTATGCGTGCTGTAGAACGCTGTGCAGAACGTTCCCGCGAGATGGGCGCTGCACTCAAGGAGGACAATTCATGAGTTACTGTATCGCTTCTTATCGTTGTTACGATAGCAAAGCTGATTTTCATAAAAAAGCATCTTCGATTGCAATCGGAATGACTGTCGGTAGCTGGACAGAATTGCCTGCTGCCAAGCAACAATCGATGAAAAAGCATCTGGGTGAAGTTATTTCAGTAGATGTGCATGAATCCGAACAAGGTGAGCGGTATGCTGATATTCAGATCGCTTATCCTGATGCTAATTTTAGCTCGGATATCCCTGCTCTACTTATTACAGTGTTTGGTAAAATTTCGATGGATGGTCAGATCAAGTTAACTAATTTACAATTTTCAGATACTTTTTTAAAAGCTTTTACAGGTCCTAAATTTGGTATTGAAGGTGTACGCCGTATTCTTGGTATTCCTGAACGTCCTTTATTGATGAGTATTTTCAAATCGGTTATCGGTCATGATCTGGATGAATTAACACGTCAATTTACCGCACAAGCGTTAGGTGGCGTCGATCTGATTAAAGATGATGAGATTTTGTTCGAAAATGATTTAACACCGATTGAGAAACGGGTAGCAGCTTGCCGTAAAGCTGCGGATGATGTACAAGCTCAAACCGGTAAAAAAGTACTTTATGCTGCGAACTTAACCGGTCATACTTTTCATCTAAAAGAACAAGCCAAAAAAGCGATTGATTCCGGCGCTAATGCACTTTTACTTAATGTATTAGCTTATGGATATGATGTTCTTCATGAACTGGCACGTGATCCTGAAATTAATATCCCAATCATGGCGCATCCATCGCTTGCAGGAGCGTATTATCCTTCGCCTTATTATGGAATCTCTGCTTCGGTATTGCTCGGTCAATTGATGCGTATTGCGGGTGCTGATCTGGTACTATTCCCTTCTCCTTATGGCTCTGTTGTAATGCCTAAAGAAGAAAATATGGCTATTCGCGAGCAACTGGTTTCTCCAGAACTGCCTTTCCGACATAGCTTCCCTGTACCATCAGCCGGGATTCATCCAGGGCTTGTACCGTTGATTTTAAAAGATTTTGGTAATGAAGTGATCATTAATGCAGGTGGCGGTATTCATGGTCATCCAGAAGGTGCTAGTGCTGGCGGTAAAGCGTTCCAACAAGCTATTGATGCTGCACTAGCAGGTACTTCACTGGCTGATTATGCCGCTCAAGGACATCACGAACTTAGACAAGCTTTAGAACTTTGGGGTGGAGAACGATGAGTGTAAGTAAACAACCGATTATTTTTTGTGATTTTGATGGAACAATTACGAATTCAGATAATATTGTCGCTATTATGAAGCACTTCTCCCCTCCTGGTTATGAGAAAATTATGAATGAAGTCGTAGGAGGACAGCGCTCGATTCGTGATGGTGTAGGCAAAATGTTTGCACTACTTCCTTCTTCACAAAAGCAAGAAATTGTTGATTATGTGATGAGTACAGCAGGAATTCGTGAAGGATTTAGTGATTTTCTAGCTTTGGTTCATCGTCATCAAGTTCCTTTTTATGTGACTAGCGGTGGAATCGACTTTTTCTTAAAACCATTATTAGCACCTTTTGATATTGCAGAAGATCATATTTTCTGTAATGGTTCTGATTTTAGTGGCGAGTACATTCAGATTGTATGGACACATCCTTGTGATGAACATTGTCAAAATGATTGTGGAATGTGCAAAACAACAGTCATGCGTCAATTCTCACCGGATCAATACGAGCGTATACTGATTGGTGATAGTCTAACCGATTTTGAAGGAGCTAAGATTGCAGATCTAGTCTACTCCCGCTCTGTATTAACAGATAAATGTGTAGAATTAGGTGTAGATCATGTACCTTTCCATACGTTTCATGATATTATTTCAGATTTCGGACAAAGAATAGGAGCGATACATTCATGAGTTTTGTTAATATCCCTTTAGAGCATAAGCAAGCAACATTACAAGAGCTTAGTGGTATCAAAGAGCAATTTGCAGCAAGACATTGGTTTCCAGGTACAAGTGGTAACTTATCGCTGCGTGTAGGCGATTATACGCCTGAGAACTTCCATTTTGCGATCACAGCTAGTGGAAAAGATAAATCGGCAAGTACGCCATCCGACTTCTTATTCGTCGATCAAGATGGACGTCCTTGCGAGACTACAGGATTGAAGCCAAGTGCAGAGACATTGATTCATTGCGAAATTTATCGTGAAACAGGTTGCGGGGCTGTATTCCATGTGCATACTGTATTTAACAATCTAGTGAGCGAATACTTCGGTGAACAA contains:
- the proC gene encoding pyrroline-5-carboxylate reductase translates to MSHPQPMQTLITEPVCFYGSGSMAEAILRGLVNRAVVVPDQVTMLNRGNQDRLNYLVQRYGVSVAGEESARAAALQQSKVIVLAMKPVDAANALRQLGPTLTEDQLVVSVIAGLEVATIQHLLGRKQPVARTMPNTSSSIGLGATGLVFSEEVTLKQRQLVHHLFEAVGTVTEIEESQMETLTGISGSGPAYIYYVMESMIRAGVEGGLSAEQARELTVQTVIGASHMVQQTGEEPAALRAKVTSPNGSTAAAIKVFEEAHMQETIMRAVERCAERSREMGAALKEDNS
- a CDS encoding 2,3-diketo-5-methylthiopentyl-1-phosphate enolase, translated to MSYCIASYRCYDSKADFHKKASSIAIGMTVGSWTELPAAKQQSMKKHLGEVISVDVHESEQGERYADIQIAYPDANFSSDIPALLITVFGKISMDGQIKLTNLQFSDTFLKAFTGPKFGIEGVRRILGIPERPLLMSIFKSVIGHDLDELTRQFTAQALGGVDLIKDDEILFENDLTPIEKRVAACRKAADDVQAQTGKKVLYAANLTGHTFHLKEQAKKAIDSGANALLLNVLAYGYDVLHELARDPEINIPIMAHPSLAGAYYPSPYYGISASVLLGQLMRIAGADLVLFPSPYGSVVMPKEENMAIREQLVSPELPFRHSFPVPSAGIHPGLVPLILKDFGNEVIINAGGGIHGHPEGASAGGKAFQQAIDAALAGTSLADYAAQGHHELRQALELWGGER
- a CDS encoding 2-hydroxy-3-keto-5-methylthiopentenyl-1-phosphate phosphatase translates to MSVSKQPIIFCDFDGTITNSDNIVAIMKHFSPPGYEKIMNEVVGGQRSIRDGVGKMFALLPSSQKQEIVDYVMSTAGIREGFSDFLALVHRHQVPFYVTSGGIDFFLKPLLAPFDIAEDHIFCNGSDFSGEYIQIVWTHPCDEHCQNDCGMCKTTVMRQFSPDQYERILIGDSLTDFEGAKIADLVYSRSVLTDKCVELGVDHVPFHTFHDIISDFGQRIGAIHS
- the mtnB gene encoding methylthioribulose 1-phosphate dehydratase; its protein translation is MSFVNIPLEHKQATLQELSGIKEQFAARHWFPGTSGNLSLRVGDYTPENFHFAITASGKDKSASTPSDFLFVDQDGRPCETTGLKPSAETLIHCEIYRETGCGAVFHVHTVFNNLVSEYFGEQGAVPIQGLELIKAFNIWEENAAITIPVLPNYAEIPKIAELVPGVLNQSIPGILLRGHGIYAWGKNAFEAKRHLEAFEFIFEYIYRDLLLKK